From Daphnia magna isolate NIES linkage group LG2, ASM2063170v1.1, whole genome shotgun sequence:
aAGCATGCATCCCGGCTCGCTACATTTTTACGGCTTTAGTCTCTATCGGTCTGGCCATCATTTACGGATTGAAAGTATAATCTTTATTTCCGATTTGTAATCGTTCTACTgaaagaaatcttttttactATTCCAGGTGAACTTGAGTGTAGCCATCGTCGTCATGGTAAGTTATTGGACTATTCTGCCAAGTTGATTCAAATTGAACTAATTAATTTATTGGTTTATTTATTGTGTGGTTAGATCAACTCGACGGAATTGGCTTTGATGGCATTGGCTGCTGATGACCACCATAACAGTCATCACGGAACAAATGAATCAGCATCACTCAGTCCCGAATTCGCTTGCCCAGCTCCCGACACAGGATCGAACGTTACGGTAGCTGTACAGGTGAATAACAAACAACCCCTATTTGACTTATTGAAAATgcatttcttttgaaatacGCGGAAGAAACCGTCTTTTTTGTCTCGATCCTCTTTTAATGTATAAGGTCAtccaaatatatatatgtattgtTCATGCAGGACGGACCTTTCGCGTGGCCAGAGCCGACGCAGGGATTGGTATTAGGTGCCTATTTCTGGGGCTATATTCTGACTCAAATTCCTGGTGGACGAGTTGCAGAAATGTTCTCTGCCAAGTGGGTCATCTGGGGCTCTGTTCTCGTTAATGTAGTCTTCACGATCCTCACACCTCTGGCGGCTAATTTGAGTTACATAGCCGTTCTTGTTGTTCGCTTCATTGAAGGATTAGGCGCCGTaagatcgtttttttttatgtttcaatAACGTTGGACATCTAACATGAATAATTTTCAATGCAGGGCGTTTCTCTTCCGGCCATTCACGTCATGTTGACAAAATGGGCTCTTCCACAAGAGAGAAACATGATCTCTTCCTTGGCCTATGCAGGTAAGGTCTAATCTAAGTGACAAAATTAACCGAGTTCGTATTACGATTAATGAAGTTAAATTGACGACCGATAGGAATGGCGCTTGGTACCGTCATCTCTCTCCCATTTTCCGGAATTTTGGCGGCTGCGTTTGGTTGGGAAGCAGTCTTTTACGTTCAAGGAGGTCTGGCCATGGTCTGGTGTCTTCTATGGCTCATCTTTGTCTACGATTCCCCTCAAGATCATCCGCGCATTCATCCGGTTGAGTTGGAGCTTTTTGAATCTTCGATGCAAGGTGGTGGCGGCGGTCACGGACATTCGGTGAGTTGAAAATATGACTAAAAAAATCGACCAATTAATTAATCACGAAGGAATCTGTAGAACTTGCCTGTACCTTGGAAAGCCCTTCTGAAATCCGGACCTTTCTGGGCCATCCTGGTGGCGCATACCTGTAACAATTTCGGTTGGTACATGCTGCTCGTCGAATTGCCGACCTACATGAAGCACATTCTCCGATTCAATATTAGCGAGGTATGATTATTGAAGACAATACTGATTAGAATGTTGcattaatgaaattttacattttagaATGCTGGACTCTCTGCTGTCCCCTATCTCTCGCTTTGGCTCTTCAGTGTCGTCTGGAGTAACCGCTTGGATTGGGCGAAAAGCAAGGGATGGATCACGACCACCACCGTCCGCAAACTGTCAACCGCTGTCGGTAAGCAACTACGATGACgtcattttcattcttctCGTTACACTACATTTCCATCAATTAGGCTCTCTCCTTCCGGCCTTGTGCTTCGTCGGTGTCAGTTTTGCTGGATGCGATCGTCAAGCAGCTGTAGCTCTCATGACCCTTGGTACCATGTTTATCGCCGGAATGTATTGCGGTTTCCTCTCCAATCATATTGACATCGCTTCCAACTATGCCGGTACTCTGATGGCCCTCACCAACACAGCGGCTACAATTCCAGGCTTCATCGTGCCTGTTTTTGTCGGCGAAATGACGCACGGAAACGTAATTTGCATAACATCTTTTTCGATATCCTTTCTGTGTTAATGATTGCTCACTATACATTTACAGCAAAGTCTCGGCCAGTGGCAGATCATCTTCTTCACGACGTCTGCAGTTTTGCTGGTAGAATTGATTGTATACACTTTACTGGCTTCGGGTGAAGAACAACCCTGGAACCGGGCATACACTGCTGCAGCTGAAGGAAAGAACGGCACCCACATGTCGCCCGAAGAAGAGAAATTGAACCAGACGAGTCGTGCTTAAAGAATTCAAACAAGTTTTGGTGCAATTCTAATTCTTGATGGCCGGCCTCGCTGAAAAACTGAACGCAATCTCGAGAAAGAATTTTGTCAATCGTGAAACGCcatgttttttcttccctGTGTTCTTCTCATTCAAATCCAGTAAATATGTGGTGACAATCTTCTAAAGTTTGAGTACAAACTCGTGATTGTCCCTCATCTGCGATTTGAATCCGTGCTCGGCTGTGTTACAATAGTAAAGGCTAATTGGATATTAGATATATATTTGTGTTCAGTTCGTTGTTTTACACCGCTATGTATCATATTTAAAATGACCTCGTGTTCCATATTTTCTAACGGCTTTAAATCCcatttttaaatcatttatCATACAaccaaaaatgcaaaaaaccatttttggccaaataaACGCACTGGATCGTGCCGATTGTtctttacttttatttatGTCTGAAAAAGTCCGAGAAAATAATCAAACAATAGGCTATAAATTGATCTTTGATCTTCAATAGCATATCTTATCGCCcatagtttcttttttctctccccctctAGATAAGATGAAAGCTTGTCGGTTTTTGTATTAGCATATCTGCTCGTATCTAAGGTAGCTCTCATTCAGTCACTTGCTGAGTTGTTGGCGCCGCGGAACTACGTTCCAAGTGTAGGATTGGTGTGGTTTCTGATTTCGGTTTCATCTTAAAATAACTGCCAAAAATGACTAGAGGAGGCCGTAAGTAGGTCTATTGGCATATATTCGTGAAATTATTGTGGATCTGTTTTTCTTGTGCGTTGATAGCAACAGCCGTCATGTTTATTCGTTTTCAGCACTTTGTCTTAATTTATTCCACAGCTTGCCTGCCGGCTAGGTACGTTTTCACATTCTTGGCATCAGCTAGTCTTGCAATCATCTACGGATTGAAAGTATTTGACGACTTAATATATTCTAAACAGACCAACTAGAAATAGTAATGATGGATTagttaatttttcttttctcttgtctGATCTTGGGACGTGATCCCCATTCTTAGGTCAACTTGAGCGTGGCAATTGTCGTGATGGTGAGTGACATGTTGACGTGCAATCCTCTAATCAACTGTCTGTGTTAACTCATCATTTCGTCACTGATTGTGTATATAGGTCAACAGTACAGCTCTAAGCGAGATGGCATTAACATACGATAGCCATAACAATGATACCCATTTGAACGAGAGTAGCAATTCGGAATTCGCTTGCCCAGCAAATGCAAATACAAACCAGACAGATTCCTCTCAGGTGAGACAAACAATTGCTTCTATAACATAGTATGAactgtttttttctaaacagGAATGGTAAAGGAAGTATTTTATAAACGCAGGATGGCCCGTTCGCATGGCCGGAACCGATCCAAGGATTGATACTTGGCGCGTATTTTTGGGGCTACATTGTGACCCAAATTCCGGGCGGAAGAATGGCCGAAATGTTTTCAGCGAAATGGGTCGTCTGGGCTTCCGTCTTTGTCAATGTACTGTTTACTCTTTTGACGCCCGTGGCTGCCAATATCAGTTACATTGCCGTTTTGGTCGTCCGTTTCATCGAAGGATTGGGCGCCGTACGTTCACTCTTCCAGTTTGTTTTTCCCCGTGAAATTCGATGGTGAATTCATTATACTCAACGATCAGATATGTAAACATTGTTTAACAGGGAGTGTCTATGCCGGCCCTCCAAGTGTTGTTGTCTAAATGGGCACCGCCAAACGAGCGCAACAAAATATCTTCACTTGTCTACGCTGGTTAGTTTTCCGTACGATCCGCACTCGTTTCTCTGATTAcatttggctgtttttttttttgttttttttcaggaaTGTCTTTGGGTACTGTCATTGCTCTGCCTTTCTCTGGAATTTTGGCTGAAAAAATCGGGTGGGAGTCAGTTTTTACGTTCAAGGAGGACTAGGATCCATTTGGTGTATCTTGTGGATCTTACTCGTCTTTGACTCGCCCAAGGATCATCCACGCATCCATCCAGCTGAGCGAGATCTCTTTGAGAAGTGCATGGAAAATGGTGGTGCTAAACGTCCGGTACGTTCTCTAAAATTCCGACCTCTTAATTACTTTCACATTACGAAAGATCTTCACAATTTATCGCTAATGTTTAACGCTAGAACTTACCCGTGCCGTGGAAGGCCATTGCGACTTCAGTTCCGTTCTGGGCCCTTCTAGTTGCGCACATGTGCAACAATTTCGGATGGTACATGCTACTCGTTGAATTGCCAACTTACATGAAACACATCCTTCGTTTCAACATTGGCAAAGTAATGCTAACCGATCAGAATCCACAACAGTCTTAATATTTGATTGCTGATGATCAACAGAACTCTCTGCTGTCCGCTGTGCCTTACCTTTGCCTGTGGGTGTTCAGTATCATTTGGAGTAACTTGATGGACTACagcaaaaacaagaaatggatCAACACTACGACCGTCCGCAAATTGTCTACGGCTGTCGGTGAGTATAATAGAGCGTGGTTCTAAATAGAATTATTACTTTGGAATTTTACTGATCGATTGTGACTGGTATTTTTGCAAAGCTTCGCTACTGCCGGCATTATGTTTCATCGGTGTTAGTTTGGCCGGATGCGACCGAATTACCGCCATCGTTCTCATGTCTCTAGGCACCATGTTCATGGCTGCCATGTATTGTGGCATATTGGCTAATCCTACAGACTTGGCATCCAACTACGCCGGAACTTTGCTCGCTCTCACCAATACAGCCGCCACCATTCCAGGGTTCATAGTGCCCGTCTTTGTCGGTGCCCTGACTCACGGAAATGTAAGCGTGGAGCACAAAATTAATAGCATATCAACAATCAAGAAATGAATTAAATATCTCTTATTTCTCACGAACAGCAAACCGTCAATTCGTGGCAAATTGTCTTCTTTACGACGGCTGCTATTTTGTTGGTGGAGTTGATTGTCTTTACTTTATTCAGCTCTGCGGAAGAACAGCCGTGGAATCAAGCATACACCACCGGAGCAGGAGCTAAAGGACGGCCTCGCGCAGCCGAGACCAAACAACTGAACAAACGAACCAGTGTCTAGTTGGAAAACGATAAGAAATACAACATCcaatttcttttcgttttgtcttcttctatgtttcaaattaaaaattctgTTGTTTAGTGTCAGAACGTTGGGAATGGTAGAAGCTTTTTCAGTTTATCAGTAGttagcaacaacaacaacaacaaaaaattggatcGCAGATGTTAGTTTCTAAAAGTGACACTTGCGAATGATCGCATTGGTGCTGAGATATTGTCTTTTCAAACATTTGTCTTAACATTTGGGAATATACTATAACCTTGGCGGGCGTGTGAAAGAAGAGTCTAACGTTACGAAACCTTTTGCGGTAGACAGTCCACTACTCCCTCGATGATTCGAACTTGCGATAACAAAGATTTCCCTCTGGAGAGAACAAGTGAAGCCGATGAAAGAACATTTTCTCAGGCAATCCTTTTCTTGTAGATCTATTTCTGATAAGGAATTAATTTTATCTACTTCATTTTCAACCACTTTCTATTTAAACGGTCAGTACGAAGTCGGTTTTCAGTCCTCTTTTAGTGTTCCCAACAAGCCAACGAGTGACTCAGTCGAGTGGCTGCCACCAGTGAGTTGCAACGTGCATAAATCGACTTCCTCGCTCGCCTGCATTAAAGAAAGCATCAGCATAAAAGTGTCAGCTTACCATAGCAACCACGATCACATTGCAGCACTGCGGGTACGAACTATTGAGGCATTCTGGTTTGAAACGactcattttttgtttgtttgtattCTTTTTATTGGAAGATCGTGTGGGTTAGACAGGTTGATATCATAAATCTGTAACAATGAAATGGATTTCAGACATTTCGTTTACCACTTTCACTTTTTGTAGGAGAGGACTTTGTAAACACTTGCTAACCATTTGAGTACGCTGTCTGCTATCCTCGCTGCGGGCATTTTACGGCTGCTTCAGCTCCCACTTTTTCAAAGAAACGCATAACGATGCTTCGATATAATATATAACAGTAGTCACCGTACTCAATAAAACGAATCGTATCAGGTTGTTGATCATTCCggaaataacaaatttaaaggaaaaaactacaTACAAGCTCGACGTAAAATTGCTTATTCATATAAACACGTGAAAGTATAATTTGCTTAAGTACGTTAAACTATTCGTCATCGTATTGAGCAAAACCCTATATTTTGCTGTGAGAACAAGCAGGCTTTGGTTAGTGTTATAGGAGCTCCGCGACTAGACGTGTGCGTCTTCCGTGGTTGCTCTTTTGGCCTTTTGTTTATCCAATTAATCTAGGGTGAATGAGCCTTTGCATCTCAATGGTATATGtccaacttaatttattgGGCAGTTAAAATATTTCTAGGTAGACTTCTCCTATACTCGCCCTTGTTTTGTGGGGAAATGTATAACCATAAACAGCTGCTGAGAAAAAGAGAGCCATAAAAACCCAAACTAGAAATCTGACCGAAATCGCAGTTTGACCTGATTAAAAGCCAGTTCTCGCCAAAACTTTGACCGCTTTATTTCGCTACTTTTTTACTTCATGTATACGTTTTgcttgattttatttttggtctttACAGCAGCAATCAAGAAGACCAGCTGTACAAGCTTTATAGTATCAATTCGGAATGGGTAGCATGAGAAATGCTTACCAATCTGTACAGTTACCGACCGTGCTGGCAGCAACCATCAGCGGAATGAATACGATCGTCCTACCGACAAATTTGAAGTATCTATACAAGCCGAGGAAGACGCTTCCGAGCTTCTCTGGTTCCGAAAATGGCGCTCTGGTTCAAGATTGGTTTCAAGAATGCGAAAATGTGGCAGCACTACTTGGATGGCATGATGCTAATATGTTGCAAAAATTCCTGACAAGGCTTAGAGGCGATGCCTTGATGTATCACCGAAAGAACTTGACTTATGTCGAAGATTACTGTACCTGGCGCAGTTTAATGATTGAGGAATTCATTCAGAACGACAGGAACTATTTTCTGGGACAACTCGAACAACTCACACAAAAACCCAATCAGTCAGTTATGACGTTCGCTGCAGAAATCGATTCGCTTTTGGTCAAAGCTCTGGGTTTGGCTGTGATCACAGATAAATCGCTGAAAATGTTTTGCTTCCGTGTCAAGTTGGCCTACTTGATCGACGGTTTACGCGAAGATGTTCGAAAAGGAATTGATTCCTTTTTATTCGAGTATATGGTCGGGTTTCCGTCTTGGTCACGTGTAATCGAACATGTCCAAGACGTTGAATGGCTGACTGACCTTAGGAAGAAACAATCTATACGCAACAGTTCGCGATCATGTGATTACGTCAAAGTTTACTTGGCAATCTCGGGGTATCGCGGATTCAACGAAACAGGATACGGTGTCTTCTTCGGTGAAAACGATTGCAAGTAAAACAAACTTTTCATCGCAACATCTTTGTTATCAATCATTCTTGATCTCTACAAAACATATCCGTCTCCAATTGAAGgccataaaataaagtttttacttccaggAACGTCAGCCAATTTGAGTATCACACAGGCAATGTATCCTCCATTAAGGCGGCAATCACTGCAATCAAGCAAGCGAAAAAACATGGTCAGTACACTAGGATACAATCACAAGGAACTTAAGAGACCCAAAAGTTTTCTATTCGGAATATGATGTACTAAATTTGAACAGGCATAGAGCGGTTGATGATATACACCAATTTGGAGTATCTTTTAAAGTTTATTGGTGAGTGGGCCATTCCATGGTTAGAGAATGCGTGGAGAAAACCAAGCGGAAAACCAGTAAAAAACGTGAATCATTGGCGGTGAACTCCTCGCCGCCCTCGAAGGCATCGACGTTAAATGGGTAATTTATTTCAAACAGTGGATTTGCGTCTAActgaaatttttatttctgtgtTCTTTAGGCTGATTTAGCTAATAATGAAAATGGGTATCATGAGGCACATGCTCTCGCTATAAACGGGTCAAGGAAATACGTTCCCAGAGCCACTTATTACGCCGATTAAAACTTAAaagacttttcttttcctttttttaaattgcattGTATACCAGTTTTCCATTTTATGTGTTCCAAGTAAACTTACAAAGATATTCCAATCCCTGTTCGTAACTCTAATATAGAATCGTAAGGTGTGCTACACTTGGACTTCATCAAAAGGCATGTTAAATGAGAAGAAAACGGTGAAATTTCAAAGTCATGCTCACGTGAGGACCCCAAGATCAGCTCCCGAACACGTGGGACATTTTTTCGTCACGAGTGCATCGCTGTCTTGTCATTGTGTGTATGACACCGGTGTCACCAATTGATGTTgggccgttttttttttttttttacatttccaTTTGTAGTGGTTCTGGAATTCAAATCACCGCGAGTTCATTGGGAATGCGTCTGGGGAAATCCGGATGGTAGGACACGAGGAGGACGCGTGTAGACGTCCTGGGGTTGCCCAAATCCCTTGTTTATTATCTGCTATAATGAATTCATAGTCCTTTTCAAATCATGATGACTGGTGATATTCTGCTATGAATTTTGTGTCTGTTCAGCTCCCTGCATATTATCAGGAAAGGAGAATTCGATTTAACACGGACTTGTTTAATGagaaatgttaaaaaataatttgaaacgattcattgaaattttttttaattatatttagGGAAGGCGGATTTGTATCGACCAGCATCTCCTCTTGATTTCACTTGATGAATCTCTATCAAACATTTTTCGTCTAATTGATTCTCTATAATTGGAATCCTTGTTGACGGTGGCTTAACAGTTATACTATAGTTTACCAGGCAACCAACATAATCTGTTATTGATGTtcaggaaagcacagaaactCTCTCACTTTTATGGTTTGAAAGGTGGCATGCCTGTGGTCACGAACGCCATTCTAAGATTCCACTTGATTTTTCAGGCCACGTTTAGACCTTACTCTTTGCATTTACCATCCCGAGGATCAGATGCATTGAGTTGCTGACGCTAAATCGGCATGGCAACAACAACGATGGCCGAAGGTAATCACGTGAAATCCACGTATCTTTTTCTATCTTCTTTTATTGTGGTAAGGAAAAAGATTAAAACCCAACATAAATGTGAACGAATACCATCATTTGTCGCGATAATTTTCACaacctttctcttttttcaaatttatcaAGACGTTTAAtttattcaactttttttttttttccctcctgGATACTACTTGAAATTCACGCTGTGCCCTGCGGAAGGGAAATCTTAAAAAGGTGACTGCTAGCCAGGAAGGGTGTTTAATTGGCAACAGTACGATACTCTTCAGAGGGCACAGAGTCTTCAACGTGAACAGACGCTTGTTCTATTTcggcttattttttttttctccgtcaTCTTCAACGCTAAATCTATCTAAGTTGCCTAATAGAGAGGAGAAGCCAACATGGCGAAAGGACGTAAGTGAACAATAAGCTTTGATCTATTTAAATCTTTCCAAGATATATcctaaattgttttaaaatttaaatgcgACAACTTTCGGTAGTAGCATGCTTCTTCTGTTATATACTTTACAGGCAGATTTCTCTTGTTCcaaaatctgtaaaaacaCTTTAAAGCCGAGTATGTATAGTAACCCAGTTATTTGCCATACTTTTGCAAGTTCCAGCTTTTTAGATTTCATAAATTGACAATCTTCTCCATTGCATCATTTTCAGCTTTGATCCCAGCTCGTTACACCTTCACAGCACTGGTCTCCATCGGCCTGGCAATCATTTATGGTCTGAAGGTAAGTACTATACGACTCCATTAACATATATTTTTGTCAATCTCATGAAACAGGATGACGATGCTATAATATACattgtgtttcttttgtttttcatgggGAATCCCTTAACGAAATACACCAGGTGAACCTAAGCGTGGCGATTGTCGTCATGGTAAGAATAATTCGAAATCACGTTTTCAACCGGCCTTTTAACTATTAATGATATGCTTCTCTGTCCAACCCTCATTGGAAAGATCAATTCAACGGAGCTTGCGTCTATGGCGTTGTCAGAAGCCTCTCACGGTGGGCATCATGGGAACGCCAACGAAAACGGAACGGCTCCACCGGAGTTTGCTTGCGCAGCTCCGGTGTCCCATTCCAATGCAACTGACACCATACAGGTATGACAGAATTCAAATCAATTaatgaattgcaaatttttgtttatacAATCACCATATAGTCATTGACTAATCTCCTGGTATTGTCACTCATAGGATGGACCATTCGCGTGGCCCGAGCCTGTTCAGGGTTTGGTGTTAAGCTCCTACTTTTGGGGTTACCTTCTGACTCAGATTCCGGGTGGAATGATAGCGGAAAAGTACTCGGCCAAGTGGGTCATCTGGGCATCTGTTCTCGTCAATGTTGTTTTCACCATTTTAACACCGTTGGCTGCCAACATCAGTTACATCGCTGTGCTCGTTGTTCGTTTCATTGAAGGACTGGGTGCTGTAAGATCCAATAATTTGATTAGCGAAGTCCTCATTATTTTTGAGAATTGTACCGTAGGCtatgtttgttttgactgttAATCGTTTCCTTTGGAAATAGGGTGTTTCTCTACCAGCCATTCACGTTATGTTGACAAAATGGGTTTTGCCGCAAGAGCGCAACCTGATGTCGTCGTTAGCTTATGCTGGTAGATGTTGTTTTGCTGCATATTTTCCCATAGAGTTTGCTGTTAAAATTGATTACGCAACTTTAAACCGACAGGCATGGCGCTAGGTACAGTCATCTCGTTGCCATTTTCCGGTATTTTAGCCGCTGCACTCGGTTGGGAAGCAGTGTTTTACGTTCAAGGAGGTCTCTCTATGATCTGGTGCGTTTTATGGCTAATTTTTGTCTTCGACTCACCGGAAGATCATCCGCGTATCCATCCGGTGGAGTTGGAGCTTTTTGAAACGTCCATGCATCACGATGACCACGAAAGTCATGAAGCATCTAAGGAAGCAGCGCAATTAGAAGATCACAACATCACAGAGGGGTCTGTTGTTGTCATGACTCCCGTTATTCCAGACAAGCCGAATGcgcagaaaagaagaaatagtCACCAGGGACACCATTGGCACGGGTTCCATGGATGGCACGGATTTCACGGATGGCACGGATGGCATGCAGGACACAAACATCACGAACATCCTAAACTCCACAAggaacatttgaaaaaaaaaggccatcaCGGAGGACATGGACATCCGGTATATTAGATATCAGTTAAATATAGAGAGCATAGgtcgatttttatttatttatttattgtgttGTATTGCTGTTTTTGCCTTGCCATAGGATTTGCCTATTCCGTGGAAAGCTCTTGCTACTTCCGGTCCGTTCTGGGCTATTCTGGTTGCTCATTCGTGCAGTAATTTTGGATGGTACATGCTGTTAGTTGAACTACCCACTTACATGAAGGCCATCTTACGCTTTAATATCAGTCAGGTAAACCAGCTAAATCTATTCCTTTTGATTTGAGAATGCTATACACGTAAAATTTCCATACCTGCAACAGAACGCTGGATTATCTGCCATCCCGTACGTGTGTCTATGGGTATTCAGCATTATATGGAGTAATCGTTTAGATTGGGCAAAGAGCAAAGGATGGATCACGACGACGACTGTGCGCAAACTGTCTACAGCCATTGGTATGTGTCCCAACGAACGCGCTTAGCCGCTAGTGtgaaaaatctaaaattcAGTTGATGGTCGAAACTAATGGAATGAAAATGCTGACATTTGAAATCCTGAAACAGCATCCTTATTCCCCGCCGCTTGTTTTGTCGGAGTCAGTTTGGTGGGATGCGATCGCCAAGCCGCCGTGGCGTTGATGACTGTCGGAACGATGTTTGTCGCCGGAATGTATTGTGGCTTCCTCACCAACCACGTTGATATCGCGCCGAATTATGCAGGAACTCTTATGGCTTTCACTAACACGGCAGCTACGATTCCTGGTTTCATCGTTCCCGCGTTTGTCGGCCACCTAACGCACGGAAATGtgagaaaatttttcaaatgctGATTGCTTGCCAACAGataaagatttgttttttcttctagcaAACACTTGGTCAATggcaaatcatttttttcacaACGGCTGCGGTTTTTGTCCTCGAGTTCGTCGTTTACACAGTTTTCGCATCTGGAGAAGAACAGC
This genomic window contains:
- the LOC116916563 gene encoding sialin isoform X1, with amino-acid sequence MVSVFFLTTLLYGQKGMDTSHVGSVKRACIPARYIFTALVSIGLAIIYGLKVNLSVAIVVMINSTELALMALAADDHHNSHHGTNESASLSPEFACPAPDTGSNVTVAVQDGPFAWPEPTQGLVLGAYFWGYILTQIPGGRVAEMFSAKWVIWGSVLVNVVFTILTPLAANLSYIAVLVVRFIEGLGAGVSLPAIHVMLTKWALPQERNMISSLAYAGMALGTVISLPFSGILAAAFGWEAVFYVQGGLAMVWCLLWLIFVYDSPQDHPRIHPVELELFESSMQGGGGGHGHSNLPVPWKALLKSGPFWAILVAHTCNNFGWYMLLVELPTYMKHILRFNISENAGLSAVPYLSLWLFSVVWSNRLDWAKSKGWITTTTVRKLSTAVGSLLPALCFVGVSFAGCDRQAAVALMTLGTMFIAGMYCGFLSNHIDIASNYAGTLMALTNTAATIPGFIVPVFVGEMTHGNQSLGQWQIIFFTTSAVLLVELIVYTLLASGEEQPWNRAYTAAAEGKNGTHMSPEEEKLNQTSRA
- the LOC116916563 gene encoding sialin isoform X2 — translated: MAEGGPCIPARYIFTALVSIGLAIIYGLKVNLSVAIVVMINSTELALMALAADDHHNSHHGTNESASLSPEFACPAPDTGSNVTVAVQDGPFAWPEPTQGLVLGAYFWGYILTQIPGGRVAEMFSAKWVIWGSVLVNVVFTILTPLAANLSYIAVLVVRFIEGLGAGVSLPAIHVMLTKWALPQERNMISSLAYAGMALGTVISLPFSGILAAAFGWEAVFYVQGGLAMVWCLLWLIFVYDSPQDHPRIHPVELELFESSMQGGGGGHGHSNLPVPWKALLKSGPFWAILVAHTCNNFGWYMLLVELPTYMKHILRFNISENAGLSAVPYLSLWLFSVVWSNRLDWAKSKGWITTTTVRKLSTAVGSLLPALCFVGVSFAGCDRQAAVALMTLGTMFIAGMYCGFLSNHIDIASNYAGTLMALTNTAATIPGFIVPVFVGEMTHGNQSLGQWQIIFFTTSAVLLVELIVYTLLASGEEQPWNRAYTAAAEGKNGTHMSPEEEKLNQTSRA
- the LOC116916567 gene encoding uncharacterized protein LOC116916567, which codes for MGSMRNAYQSVQLPTVLAATISGMNTIVLPTNLKYLYKPRKTLPSFSGSENGALVQDWFQECENVAALLGWHDANMLQKFLTRLRGDALMYHRKNLTYVEDYCTWRSLMIEEFIQNDRNYFLGQLEQLTQKPNQSVMTFAAEIDSLLVKALGLAVITDKSLKMFCFRVKLAYLIDGLREDVRKGIDSFLFEYMVGFPSWSRVIEHVQDVEWLTDLRKKQSIRNSSRSCDYVKVYLAISGYRGFNETGYGVFFGENDCKNVSQFEYHTGNVSSIKAAITAIKQAKKHGIERLMIYTNLEYLLKFIGEWAIPWLENAWRKPSGKPVKNVNHWR
- the LOC116916562 gene encoding putative inorganic phosphate cotransporter, which translates into the protein MAKGPLIPARYTFTALVSIGLAIIYGLKVNLSVAIVVMINSTELASMALSEASHGGHHGNANENGTAPPEFACAAPVSHSNATDTIQDGPFAWPEPVQGLVLSSYFWGYLLTQIPGGMIAEKYSAKWVIWASVLVNVVFTILTPLAANISYIAVLVVRFIEGLGAGVSLPAIHVMLTKWVLPQERNLMSSLAYAGMALGTVISLPFSGILAAALGWEAVFYVQGGLSMIWCVLWLIFVFDSPEDHPRIHPVELELFETSMHHDDHESHEASKEAAQLEDHNITEGSVVVMTPVIPDKPNAQKRRNSHQGHHWHGFHGWHGFHGWHGWHAGHKHHEHPKLHKEHLKKKGHHGGHGHPDLPIPWKALATSGPFWAILVAHSCSNFGWYMLLVELPTYMKAILRFNISQNAGLSAIPYVCLWVFSIIWSNRLDWAKSKGWITTTTVRKLSTAIASLFPAACFVGVSLVGCDRQAAVALMTVGTMFVAGMYCGFLTNHVDIAPNYAGTLMAFTNTAATIPGFIVPAFVGHLTHGNQTLGQWQIIFFTTAAVFVLEFVVYTVFASGEEQPWNHVVVDQKPALEKHITAKEVHHESESEQLEGKAENP